A single Acetivibrio cellulolyticus CD2 DNA region contains:
- a CDS encoding TIGR02530 family flagellar biosynthesis protein, whose translation MIINNNMYNHLNKVSGGGLNNPTVNKPKENAQSSFDEILKGKINETSDIKFSKHAQMRLETRNIKISDAQKQKISKALDKAEEKGVKDSLVMVDDIALVVNVKNRTVITAVNSNELKENVFTNIDGAVFT comes from the coding sequence ATGATAATTAATAACAACATGTACAATCACCTGAATAAAGTTTCGGGGGGCGGGCTCAACAATCCCACAGTCAATAAACCGAAAGAAAATGCTCAAAGTAGCTTTGATGAGATTTTAAAGGGAAAGATAAATGAAACTTCGGATATCAAATTTTCAAAGCATGCTCAGATGAGACTTGAGACAAGAAATATCAAGATTTCCGATGCTCAAAAGCAGAAGATCTCAAAAGCTTTGGACAAAGCTGAGGAGAAGGGTGTAAAAGACTCTTTGGTAATGGTTGATGATATAGCCCTGGTAGTGAACGTAAAGAACAGGACAGTAATAACTGCAGTAAATAGTAATGAGCTTAAGGAAAATGTATTTACCAATATTGATGGTGCTGTATTTACTTAG
- a CDS encoding flagellar hook capping FlgD N-terminal domain-containing protein yields MSVSSVSNQKTIQQIIDDTSATKASERNTGELGKDEFINLLVTQLQYQDPLNPQDDTQFIAQMAQFSALEQMQNLNTSYSATQAFGMIGKTVTANLKDGDSSKTNTITGEVTSVKMQSGKAYVIVNGNDIPVENVQEVKDGSQLNVTNLSEYTGLIGYECGGYVYDSDSGSIVGVKGVVKEINKGAYENYAVMDGVTVNVAAVDSGSATVNSKYKEEYLKNSKGQEVSLIISDDSGKQASVKAVLNDYSVSSDGRIKAVLDGLNVSVDGITNIKPAKTESDDTSSSETRDADNSETV; encoded by the coding sequence TTGAGTGTAAGTTCAGTAAGTAATCAAAAGACAATTCAGCAAATAATTGATGATACTTCAGCTACAAAAGCTTCAGAACGAAATACAGGTGAGCTTGGAAAAGATGAATTTATAAATCTTTTAGTTACACAGCTCCAATATCAGGATCCGCTTAACCCTCAGGATGATACACAATTTATCGCGCAAATGGCACAGTTCAGTGCGCTTGAACAGATGCAGAATTTGAATACCAGTTACTCTGCAACTCAAGCCTTCGGCATGATTGGAAAAACTGTTACTGCAAATCTTAAAGATGGTGATTCAAGTAAGACAAATACCATAACCGGCGAAGTTACCAGCGTTAAAATGCAGAGCGGTAAAGCTTACGTAATTGTAAACGGTAACGATATACCTGTTGAAAATGTGCAGGAGGTTAAGGACGGCAGTCAGCTTAATGTTACAAATCTATCAGAGTATACAGGGCTTATTGGGTATGAATGCGGTGGCTATGTTTATGATTCGGATTCCGGATCAATTGTCGGAGTTAAAGGTGTTGTAAAAGAGATTAACAAAGGTGCATATGAAAACTATGCTGTAATGGATGGAGTAACTGTTAATGTAGCTGCTGTTGACAGCGGATCTGCTACTGTAAATTCCAAGTACAAAGAAGAATATCTTAAAAATAGTAAAGGCCAGGAAGTATCATTGATAATATCTGATGATTCAGGAAAACAGGCTTCCGTGAAAGCAGTTCTTAATGATTACAGCGTGTCCTCTGATGGCAGAATAAAGGCAGTACTTGATGGTTTAAATGTTTCGGTTGACGGTATTACAAACATAAAGCCAGCAAAGACTGAAAGCGATGATACGAGCAGCAGTGAAACGCGAGATGCAGATAATAGCGAAACTGTATAG
- a CDS encoding flagellar hook protein FlgE, translating into MMRSMFSGVSGLRAHQTKMDVIGNNVANVNTVAYKSGRVTFQEVFSQTIKGAGAPDTATGRGGTNPMQVGLGIGVSSVDTITTRGSLQRTDNPTDLAIEGDGFFIVKGGSADTYRFTRAGNFGIDKTGNLVTGSGMNVYGWQAYTRETDGTYNYDTENPIEPINLYSDIPNKNKRMIAAKATTSSVFAGNLDASYESLGSGASAGNVQFSVPMTVYDSLGNSYSINVDLWKISVGSSGSEWNWAIDTGSGSTASSASGTISFDSEGQIIASGTSVNPAISIIPPESVGSEPIDVLFDFSKLTMYSADSSAKPTSVDGYSTGTLVSFSIGSDGIITGIYSNGQQQPLGLIALASFENPAGLQKSGNNMFIPTTNSGDFKKGVKAGSEGVGTLNPGTLEMSNVDLSTEFTDMIVTQRGFQANSRIITTSDEMLQELVNLKR; encoded by the coding sequence ATGATGAGATCAATGTTTTCAGGTGTTTCTGGTTTGCGTGCACACCAGACCAAGATGGACGTAATCGGTAACAACGTTGCCAACGTAAATACTGTTGCATACAAGTCTGGAAGAGTGACTTTCCAGGAAGTGTTCAGTCAAACTATAAAAGGCGCGGGTGCACCCGATACTGCTACAGGCCGCGGAGGAACAAACCCGATGCAGGTAGGTTTGGGTATTGGTGTTAGCTCTGTTGATACAATTACAACGAGAGGTAGCTTGCAAAGAACCGACAATCCTACTGATTTGGCTATTGAAGGCGATGGTTTTTTCATTGTAAAGGGCGGAAGTGCTGATACATATCGTTTTACAAGAGCCGGCAATTTTGGCATTGATAAGACAGGAAACCTGGTAACAGGAAGCGGAATGAATGTTTACGGATGGCAGGCTTATACCAGAGAAACCGATGGAACATATAATTATGACACCGAAAATCCTATTGAGCCTATAAACCTTTATTCGGATATTCCAAACAAAAATAAGAGAATGATAGCTGCAAAGGCTACTACTTCGTCTGTTTTTGCCGGTAACCTTGATGCTTCATACGAATCATTAGGAAGCGGAGCTTCAGCAGGAAATGTACAGTTTAGTGTTCCAATGACGGTTTATGACTCTTTGGGTAATTCTTACAGTATAAATGTAGATTTGTGGAAAATATCCGTTGGCAGCAGCGGTAGTGAATGGAATTGGGCTATTGACACAGGTTCGGGATCAACAGCATCATCTGCCAGCGGAACAATTTCGTTTGACAGTGAAGGTCAGATAATAGCTTCAGGGACCTCCGTAAATCCTGCTATATCCATAATTCCGCCAGAAAGTGTAGGCTCAGAGCCGATAGATGTATTATTTGATTTCTCAAAACTTACAATGTATTCCGCTGACAGTTCGGCAAAACCTACAAGTGTTGACGGTTATTCCACAGGAACGCTTGTAAGTTTTAGCATAGGTTCGGATGGAATAATAACGGGTATATACAGCAATGGACAGCAGCAGCCTTTAGGATTAATTGCACTGGCAAGTTTTGAAAACCCTGCAGGTCTCCAGAAGTCAGGTAATAATATGTTTATACCTACAACGAACTCAGGCGATTTCAAGAAAGGTGTAAAGGCAGGGTCTGAAGGAGTTGGAACCTTAAATCCAGGTACACTTGAAATGTCAAATGTTGACCTATCTACTGAATTTACTGATATGATAGTGACCCAGAGAGGTTTCCAGGCAAATAGCAGAATAATTACAACATCTGATGAAATGCTGCAGGAATTGGTTAACTTAAAGAGATAA